The Corynebacterium confusum genome has a window encoding:
- the mraZ gene encoding division/cell wall cluster transcriptional repressor MraZ, translated as MFLGTYTPKLDDKGRLTLPAKFRDELAGGLMVTKGQDHSLAVYPREEFAERARKAAAVSRTNPAARAFIRNLAASADEQRPDGHGRITLSAGHREYANLSKECVVVGSVDFLEIWDAAAWAEYQEQTEDAYSAADADDVLSGLL; from the coding sequence ATGTTTCTCGGAACCTACACTCCGAAGCTTGATGACAAAGGACGCCTAACGCTTCCGGCTAAGTTTCGGGATGAGCTAGCTGGCGGACTGATGGTGACCAAGGGGCAGGACCACTCACTAGCGGTTTACCCGCGCGAGGAGTTTGCGGAACGAGCTCGAAAAGCAGCGGCCGTGTCCCGGACGAACCCAGCCGCCCGCGCATTCATCCGTAACTTGGCAGCGAGCGCCGATGAGCAACGCCCGGATGGGCATGGCCGTATTACGTTGTCCGCTGGACACCGCGAATACGCCAACCTTTCCAAAGAGTGCGTGGTTGTCGGGTCGGTGGATTTTCTCGAGATTTGGGACGCAGCCGCGTGGGCTGAGTACCAAGAGCAAACTGAAGACGCCTACTCGGCAGCGGACGCGGACGATGTCCTGTCCGGCCTGCTGTAG
- a CDS encoding DUF3040 domain-containing protein, whose translation MSLSEQEQRALRELEQQLLAEDPKFGASVAQASAGSPSGAVTLRGVALVVVGLVMLVGGVALAQNSLWFVVLSILGFLVMFGAGIWMLHGGGATGSKSGKKKSGSGRGGAGVSRSGVGSMGNKLEENFRRRFEGN comes from the coding sequence GTGTCTCTTTCGGAGCAGGAACAGCGCGCGCTACGGGAGCTCGAGCAGCAGCTGTTGGCTGAGGACCCCAAGTTTGGTGCCTCTGTAGCCCAGGCCTCAGCCGGTTCCCCGAGCGGGGCTGTGACCCTGCGTGGCGTGGCGCTCGTGGTCGTCGGGCTGGTCATGCTGGTGGGTGGCGTGGCCCTGGCGCAGAACAGCCTGTGGTTCGTGGTCCTGTCGATCCTGGGCTTCCTCGTCATGTTCGGCGCGGGCATCTGGATGCTCCACGGTGGCGGGGCCACCGGCTCGAAGTCGGGCAAGAAGAAGTCGGGCTCCGGCCGGGGCGGCGCGGGGGTGTCGCGCTCCGGTGTTGGCTCGATGGGCAACAAGCTGGAAGAGAACTTCCGTCGTCGTTTCGAGGGCAACTAA
- a CDS encoding SAV_6107 family HEPN domain-containing protein — MAHVISATAQATKRTSRASGVAKQQHFLRQARMLIEQAREYAADGRLEEALEVAYQAGLRTAGARIAVSVVARRKRKPSSAWDQLALVSAEGKEWAQEFGRYSKLRSRVSLGLEDTVDAETVFELMGLSARFMAATHAAAVESDFAA, encoded by the coding sequence ATGGCACACGTAATCTCGGCAACTGCACAGGCAACTAAGCGCACGTCGCGGGCCAGCGGCGTGGCGAAGCAACAGCATTTCCTGCGCCAAGCGCGGATGCTGATCGAGCAGGCGCGGGAATACGCGGCCGACGGGCGTCTGGAGGAGGCCCTCGAGGTCGCTTACCAGGCGGGGCTGCGTACGGCCGGCGCGCGGATCGCGGTCTCGGTGGTGGCGCGCCGCAAGCGCAAGCCGTCGAGCGCCTGGGACCAGCTGGCGCTCGTGAGTGCAGAGGGCAAGGAGTGGGCGCAGGAGTTTGGCCGGTATTCGAAGCTGCGCTCTCGGGTGTCCCTCGGGCTGGAGGACACGGTGGACGCGGAGACCGTGTTCGAGCTGATGGGCTTGTCCGCGCGCTTCATGGCGGCCACCCACGCGGCCGCGGTGGAATCCGATTTCGCCGCCTAG
- a CDS encoding GNAT family N-acetyltransferase, whose translation MNISIRRLSPQEFSLLAPQLVEIYIEAMDYDDSIRVSRTHAWRREISHPGFSAVVATTESGIVGLAYGFLGSPDTWWDRQLRRGFYEKGGPTEQQWALLRSYFELAEVHVRPGMQNHGIGRRLITELLWNVAADYVALSTPEVPQEGNSAFGLYRSLGFRDALRHHRYPGDSRPFALLYAPLPLPAVAQPGTNTQDR comes from the coding sequence GTGAACATCTCCATCCGTCGCCTCAGCCCGCAAGAGTTTTCCCTGCTCGCGCCCCAACTCGTCGAGATCTACATCGAGGCGATGGACTACGACGACTCCATCCGCGTCAGCCGCACCCACGCCTGGCGCCGAGAGATTTCCCACCCGGGCTTTAGCGCGGTGGTCGCCACCACCGAAAGCGGCATCGTCGGCTTGGCCTACGGCTTTCTCGGCTCGCCGGATACCTGGTGGGACCGACAGCTGCGCCGAGGCTTCTACGAAAAGGGCGGCCCTACCGAGCAGCAATGGGCGCTGCTGCGCAGCTACTTCGAGCTCGCCGAGGTGCACGTGCGCCCCGGCATGCAAAACCACGGCATCGGGCGCCGGTTGATCACGGAGCTGCTCTGGAACGTGGCCGCCGACTACGTCGCACTCTCGACGCCGGAGGTGCCCCAGGAGGGAAACTCCGCCTTCGGCCTCTACCGCTCGCTGGGCTTTCGGGACGCGTTGCGCCATCACCGCTACCCCGGCGACTCCCGCCCGTTTGCGCTTCTCTACGCCCCACTACCGCTGCCGGCGGTTGCGCAACCCGGGACCAACACCCAGGACCGGTAA
- a CDS encoding polyprenyl synthetase family protein: MTADNIPQIEQIPDAARAALADFLAERRPAVSSVGEPVTRSIAYLEDFVLGGGKRIRPLYAWAGFIGAGGLDGDEDPQAVLRAASSLEFIQACALIHDDIIDASSTRRGKPTVHRAVAGRHRQAQWHGDADFFGESVAILVGDMALAWAEDMLQDSGLSAAALARTREPWRAMRTEVIGGQLLDITLEATGSESVELADAVNRYKTAAYTIERPLHLGAAIAGASPTLIDAFRGYGRDIGVAFQLRDDQLGVFGDPSVTGKPAGDDLREGKRTVLLATALERADQADPAAAATLRRLVGTTDDPADIATMSQIIQDSGAVEAIEERIDALTESGLEHLHAAGVDEKVTSALHDLAIRATARQK, from the coding sequence GTGACCGCAGACAATATTCCCCAGATAGAACAGATCCCCGACGCCGCCCGAGCTGCCCTCGCGGACTTCTTGGCCGAACGCCGGCCGGCAGTGAGCTCCGTCGGCGAGCCGGTGACCCGCTCCATCGCCTACCTCGAGGATTTCGTCCTTGGCGGCGGCAAGCGCATCCGCCCACTCTACGCCTGGGCCGGTTTCATCGGCGCCGGCGGGCTGGACGGCGACGAGGATCCGCAGGCCGTCCTCCGCGCCGCCTCTTCCCTGGAGTTCATCCAGGCCTGCGCGCTCATCCACGATGACATCATCGACGCCTCCAGCACCCGTCGCGGCAAGCCGACGGTGCACCGCGCGGTGGCGGGGAGGCATCGCCAAGCGCAGTGGCACGGAGATGCCGACTTCTTCGGCGAGTCCGTCGCCATCCTCGTCGGCGACATGGCCCTGGCCTGGGCCGAGGACATGCTGCAGGACTCCGGCCTCAGCGCCGCCGCCTTGGCCCGCACCCGCGAGCCGTGGCGCGCCATGCGCACCGAGGTCATCGGCGGCCAGCTGCTCGACATCACCCTGGAGGCCACCGGCTCCGAGTCGGTCGAGCTCGCCGATGCCGTCAACCGCTACAAGACCGCCGCCTACACCATCGAGCGCCCCCTCCACCTGGGCGCCGCCATTGCCGGCGCCTCGCCCACGCTTATCGATGCCTTCCGCGGTTACGGCCGCGACATCGGCGTCGCGTTCCAGCTGCGCGACGATCAGCTGGGTGTTTTCGGCGACCCTTCCGTCACCGGCAAGCCGGCCGGTGACGACCTGCGCGAGGGCAAACGCACCGTCCTGCTGGCCACGGCCCTGGAGCGCGCCGATCAGGCCGATCCCGCCGCGGCCGCCACGCTGCGCCGCCTAGTCGGCACCACCGACGACCCGGCCGATATCGCCACGATGTCGCAGATCATCCAGGACTCCGGCGCGGTCGAGGCCATCGAAGAGCGCATCGACGCCCTGACCGAATCCGGCCTGGAGCACCTGCACGCCGCCGGCGTAGACGAGAAGGTCACCTCCGCCCTGCACGACCTGGCCATCCGCGCCACCGCCCGACAGAAGTAG
- a CDS encoding alpha-(1->6)-mannopyranosyltransferase A: MATTPLTIRLPRPLSLGLAGTILLALASFSGGATRNRGGLLEALNLSFLAYGHGRNLGMAVFWIGIFCLVGAWILLGRETVAPAREGALGTVRRTLTWWLVPLIIAAPLASRDVYSYLMQGAMVRDGFAPYSEGPVVNPGPFLLEVSQDWRNTTAPYGPLHLWIGDGVTSLVGDNVAVGIFVYKLISLAGFAAIAWSVPRIARELGGSPTMALWLGVANPVMLLHLVSGMHNESVMVGLVSVGLLLALRRKFLAGLALIAAAVALKATAFIAMPFVVWIMVHHFAPRATSSVAKRFGVFVAAGTVMVLETVAVVAVITWASGASWGWLSEITGNAKVINPLAGPTLVTDVVAPLVQIFNPDISYNSVLSIMRTLSMVLMLLGLILVWWISRNSIRDAVLGTAGAYQVAFILNSVTLPWYYASVISLVGVARPPMWVIKLATGASVFVAVSFSSDGNHQLYNWWWVIGSIIVSWLAAEWVFPARPRRELSTDSRAAM, from the coding sequence ATGGCCACGACCCCACTGACTATCCGCCTACCCCGCCCGCTGAGCCTCGGACTCGCCGGGACCATCCTGCTCGCCCTCGCGTCCTTTTCCGGCGGCGCCACCCGCAACCGCGGCGGGCTGCTGGAGGCGCTCAACCTGAGCTTCCTCGCCTACGGTCACGGCCGAAACCTCGGCATGGCGGTGTTTTGGATCGGCATCTTCTGCCTCGTCGGCGCGTGGATTCTCCTCGGCCGCGAAACCGTAGCGCCCGCCCGCGAGGGGGCGCTGGGCACCGTACGCCGGACGCTGACCTGGTGGCTCGTGCCTCTGATCATCGCCGCGCCACTGGCCTCGCGCGACGTCTATTCCTACCTCATGCAAGGCGCCATGGTCCGCGACGGCTTCGCTCCCTATTCCGAAGGCCCGGTGGTCAACCCCGGCCCCTTCCTGCTCGAGGTCTCCCAGGACTGGCGCAACACCACCGCCCCGTACGGTCCGCTGCACCTGTGGATTGGCGACGGGGTGACTTCCCTGGTCGGCGATAACGTCGCCGTGGGGATCTTCGTCTACAAGTTGATTTCCTTGGCCGGCTTCGCCGCGATTGCCTGGTCGGTGCCGCGGATCGCCCGGGAGCTCGGCGGCTCGCCCACGATGGCGCTCTGGCTCGGCGTGGCCAACCCCGTCATGCTGCTCCACCTCGTGTCCGGCATGCACAACGAATCCGTCATGGTCGGCCTGGTCTCCGTGGGCCTGCTGCTGGCTCTGCGCCGCAAGTTCCTGGCCGGGCTGGCGCTCATCGCCGCCGCCGTGGCCCTGAAGGCGACCGCCTTCATCGCAATGCCCTTCGTCGTCTGGATCATGGTCCACCACTTCGCCCCGCGCGCAACCTCCAGCGTGGCGAAGCGCTTCGGCGTCTTCGTGGCGGCCGGCACCGTGATGGTTCTCGAGACCGTCGCAGTCGTGGCCGTCATTACCTGGGCGTCCGGGGCCTCCTGGGGCTGGCTGTCAGAGATTACCGGCAACGCCAAGGTCATCAACCCGCTGGCCGGCCCGACGCTGGTCACCGACGTCGTCGCGCCGCTGGTGCAGATCTTCAACCCGGATATTTCCTACAACAGCGTGCTGAGCATCATGCGCACGCTGTCGATGGTCCTCATGCTGCTGGGACTAATCCTGGTGTGGTGGATTTCCCGTAACAGCATCCGCGATGCCGTCCTGGGCACCGCCGGCGCCTACCAGGTCGCGTTCATCCTCAACTCCGTGACGCTGCCGTGGTACTACGCCTCCGTCATCTCGCTCGTGGGCGTGGCGCGCCCGCCGATGTGGGTCATCAAGCTCGCCACCGGCGCCTCCGTCTTCGTGGCTGTGTCGTTTTCCAGCGACGGCAACCACCAGCTCTACAACTGGTGGTGGGTCATCGGCTCCATCATCGTGTCCTGGTTGGCCGCCGAATGGGTCTTCCCCGCCCGTCCGCGGCGGGAATTGTCCACAGATTCCCGCGCCGCGATGTGA